The Methanofervidicoccus sp. A16 genome has a segment encoding these proteins:
- a CDS encoding RNA-binding domain-containing protein, which translates to MSKVDISNIQISTISHATEDDDKVLEAMIYFLPEDIDEEDVYIETVENEGCFGNPIKIHTITINKSKVAKKIFKRIMDLIKSKEKNVNMLKGDIDLRIEKSKIYLRFNKQKAYLGECDLVDGDDVVRIVINFKIFSPKNKEEKVKEVVLGELE; encoded by the coding sequence ATGTCAAAGGTAGATATATCTAATATCCAAATCTCTACCATATCTCACGCTACAGAGGACGATGACAAGGTATTGGAGGCTATGATCTACTTTTTACCAGAAGATATTGATGAGGAAGATGTATATATCGAGACAGTTGAAAATGAAGGATGTTTCGGAAATCCAATAAAGATCCATACAATCACCATAAATAAGAGCAAAGTGGCTAAGAAGATATTTAAACGTATTATGGATTTAATAAAATCCAAGGAGAAAAATGTAAATATGTTAAAGGGAGATATAGATTTAAGAATAGAGAAAAGTAAAATATATCTTAGATTTAATAAACAGAAGGCCTATCTTGGAGAGTGTGATTTAGTTGATGGAGATGATGTGGTAAGAATAGTGATAAACTTTAAGATATTCTCTCCTAAGAATAAAGAGGAGAAGGTTAAGG
- the ftsY gene encoding signal recognition particle-docking protein FtsY, producing MFKSLKEKLNKTISKLSDMIYSKGGSKEETEDKKDIESTTVSEKKVGSLPSDVKKEDNKKESKEKVDKNIGFFDRFKITRTIKKVLGKEVVLTEEDVEEVLEELELELLEADVAYEVTEKLIQSLRDQLIGKKIGPKDDPEKVITEALKNAIKEVLSQKTINIYEVIEEKKKKGEPTVILFVGINGTGKTTTIAKLAYLLKKKGYSVVLAAGDTFRAGAIEQLEEHGKRIGVKVIKQVRGADSAAVIYDAIEHAKARGIDVVLADTAGRQATNVNLMEEIRKVVRVTKPDLVIFVGDALTGNDAIVQAEEFNRVVDFDGVILTKVDADAKGGAALSIAYAIGKPILFLGTGQNYEDLEEFSVEWMIDKLFGDRKE from the coding sequence TTGTTCAAAAGTTTGAAGGAAAAACTGAATAAAACAATATCTAAATTAAGTGATATGATTTACTCAAAGGGAGGGAGTAAGGAGGAGACGGAAGATAAAAAAGACATAGAGAGTACAACTGTAAGTGAGAAAAAAGTTGGGAGTTTACCTAGTGATGTAAAAAAGGAGGATAATAAAAAAGAGAGTAAAGAGAAAGTTGATAAAAATATAGGCTTCTTCGATAGATTTAAGATAACTAGAACAATAAAAAAGGTTCTTGGAAAGGAGGTTGTGCTAACTGAGGAGGATGTAGAGGAAGTTTTAGAGGAGTTGGAGTTGGAATTGTTAGAGGCTGATGTGGCCTACGAGGTTACTGAGAAACTTATTCAATCCCTGAGAGATCAGTTGATAGGTAAGAAAATCGGACCTAAGGATGATCCTGAGAAGGTAATTACAGAGGCCCTGAAGAACGCTATAAAGGAGGTACTATCTCAAAAGACTATAAATATATATGAGGTTATCGAGGAGAAAAAAAAGAAAGGAGAACCTACAGTTATTCTTTTCGTCGGGATAAATGGGACTGGGAAAACCACCACAATAGCAAAACTTGCATACCTACTGAAGAAGAAGGGTTACTCTGTAGTCTTGGCGGCAGGCGATACCTTTAGGGCTGGTGCTATAGAACAACTTGAAGAACATGGTAAAAGAATAGGTGTTAAGGTAATAAAACAGGTTAGGGGGGCTGACAGTGCGGCAGTAATCTACGATGCTATTGAGCATGCAAAGGCGAGAGGTATAGATGTGGTACTGGCAGATACTGCAGGGCGACAGGCCACAAATGTAAATCTCATGGAGGAGATCAGAAAGGTTGTAAGGGTAACAAAGCCTGATTTAGTAATATTTGTAGGAGATGCCCTCACAGGTAACGACGCCATAGTACAGGCTGAAGAGTTCAATAGGGTTGTAGATTTTGACGGCGTTATTCTAACAAAGGTGGATGCAGATGCCAAAGGTGGTGCTGCACTCTCTATTGCCTATGCCATTGGAAAACCTATTTTATTCTTGGGAACTGGACAGAATTATGAGGATTTAGAAGAGTTCAGTGTAGAGTGGATGATAGATAAACTGTTTGGTGATAGAAAAGAGTAG
- a CDS encoding type II toxin-antitoxin system VapC family toxin: protein MIKVLDASSFIHGYNPSLEEGEHYTTNSIVEEVKSKRDIIHLALEYGKLFIREPKRETVEMVKRVSVETGDTLSQSDIEILALAIDLGGVLYTDDYGLQNVARKLSVPFRPILSKGIRKELRWRLVCKGCKKIYRIDHKEDICEICGSPLERKMIKKDRNYKKYDK, encoded by the coding sequence ATGATAAAAGTACTAGATGCCTCTTCTTTTATCCATGGATACAACCCATCCTTAGAGGAAGGAGAGCACTATACAACGAATAGTATAGTTGAGGAGGTAAAGAGTAAGAGAGATATTATCCACCTTGCCCTGGAATATGGAAAGTTATTTATCAGAGAGCCTAAGAGAGAGACTGTAGAGATGGTAAAAAGAGTCTCTGTAGAAACTGGAGACACTCTATCCCAGAGTGATATAGAGATACTTGCATTAGCCATAGATCTAGGTGGAGTACTTTATACCGATGACTACGGCCTACAGAATGTAGCGAGAAAACTCTCTGTCCCGTTTAGACCTATTCTATCTAAGGGTATAAGGAAGGAGTTGAGATGGAGGTTGGTATGTAAGGGATGTAAGAAAATATACAGAATAGATCACAAAGAGGATATCTGCGAGATCTGTGGGAGTCCCTTAGAGAGAAAAATGATTAAAAAAGATAGGAATTATAAGAAATATGACAAATAA